From the Gallaecimonas xiamenensis 3-C-1 genome, the window AAAAGCAGGCCTAGGCCTGCTTTTTTCTGGGGGGCGCATAGTGCGCCAACGCCTTACACCGAGAAGCTGGAGCCGCAGCCACAGGTGGTGGTGGCGTTGGGGTTGTTAACCAGGAACCGGGAGCCTTGCAGGCCTTCGGTGTAGTCGACAGTGCCGCCCACCAGGTATTGGAGGCTCATGGGGTCCACCACCAGGGTCACCCCTTCTTTTTCAATCAGGGTGTCCCCTTCGTTGGCTTTCTCGTCGAAGGTGAAGCCGTACTGGAAACCGGAGCAGCCACCGCCGGTCACATAGACCCGCAGCTTCAGCTCGGGGTTCTGCTCTTCCTCGATCAGCCCCTTTACCTTGAGGGCCGCAGCCTCGGTAAAATTGACGGGCATAGGTGCATCGCTCATGAATGACTCCAAAATCCAACTTCCCGGCCATTATCCCCCTGGGGAGGCGGCCTGTGCAAGTTCCGCCCAGGGGTAGTGGCGCAGGCTGTGTCCCAGGCCCTTGGCCTTGAGGTGCAGATCCAGGGTCTGGGGCTTGAAACCGTCCGGCAGCCAAAAGCGCCCCGACAGCAATTGCAGGTTACGCACTTCAAAGGGTTGCCAGTCGATACCGGCCTTGCCCTTGTCGCCATTGGCCGCTTCCACCAGGTCCAGGCTAAAGGGCAGGCCATTCAAGGTACCGGACAATTGCAGCCCAAGGCGGCCCTTGATGGCCCGGCCGCCCACCCCCATCAGCGCCAACTCATAGCGCCAGGCCCCTTCGCCTTCGGCGACCATGGCCAGCTGCTGCACCCGCACCAGGTTGTCCTGGGGGCTCAGGGCCTGGCCGAGGCGGTCAAGGTCGGCCGCCTGGCGCTGGTTGTCCGCCACCAGGGTGGCCAGTTGCCCACGCAGGGCCTCGTTGGTGGCGGCCAAGGCTTCGCTGCGGGCCTGGGCCACCGTGCTGTCGGTCTGGGTCTGCACCAGCTTGGCGGCCATCTCGGCGTTGCTCAGCTTACTGAGCCTGCCAACCGCAAAGCCCAGTACCAGGCATAAAGCCGCCGCTATCCAGGGTTCACGCCTTTTCACTGTCCACCTTGGCCGCCAGGGTGCGAGCCAGCAACTGGCCGTAAAGGGGCTTGCCACCCAGGGCCTGGGCCACCATGGTCGCCCCCAGGCAGGTGATCAGCAGCGGTAAGATCAGCAGGTAGTTGTTGGTCATTTCGATGACCAGGATGATACCGGTCAGGGGCGCCCGCACCGTCGCCGCAAAGAGGGCCCCCATGCCGGCGATGGCGAAGGTGCCGGGCTGAATATCGAGCCCCGGCAACAGGGCCTGGCACAGCACCCCAAAGCCCATGCCAAAGAGGGTGCCAAGGGCCAGCATGGGGGCAAAGATACCGCCGGGAGCGCCGGAGCCGAAGCACAGCAGGGTGGTTACCACCCGGCCGATAAAGAGCATCAGCAAGGCGCCGACGGTGAAGCTGCCGACGGTGACGGCGGGGATCAATTCGATGCCGCCGCCGGTAAGATCGGGGCCATAGACGGTCAGCCAGCCAAGGGCGGCCCCCAGTACGGCGCCGATCAGCAGCCGCCGGCCCAGGCGGCCTTGGTGGAAACGGCCATACCAGTCCTGGGTCAGCAAAATGGCCTTGTTAAAGAGGATGCCAAAGGCGCCGAACAGGCCGCCCAGCAACAAGAACAGCGCCAGGGTGCCCAGCTCGGGAGGGCTGTAGCTGGGCATTTCGATGGAGGCGTTCTGGCCAAGGAAGGTGCGATAGACCACGTTGGCCACCACTGTGCCGATAAAGACGCACTTGATGGAAATCAGCCCGTAGCGAAACTGCGGGCGCATCTCTTCGATAACGAACAATACCCCGGCCAGGGGGGCGTTAAAGGCCGCCGACAGGCCACCGGCGGCGCCCGCCGCCAGCAGGGCATGGGCGTTGTCCTTACTGACCTTGAACAGATCGGCCACCATTTTGCCGGCGGCGCCACCCAGCTGCACCGTGGGCCCTTCCCGGCCCAATACCAGGCCGCCTCCCTGGGCTAAAAAGCCCCCGAACACCTTGACCGGCAGCACCCGCCACCAGCGCACCGGGCGCAGGTTGTCCAAGGCCCCTTCGATTTCGGGAATGCCGGAGCCAGCCGCCTCAGGGGCAAAGCGGAAGGTCAACCACAGGGCCAGCACCGTCATCACCGCCGTCATTGCCATGGCCAGCAGCCAGCGCGGCAGGCCCCATTGGGCCCAGAGGCTCAGCCCCTCGACACGCCAGGCCAGCACCTGGTGTAGCCCCAATTGAAAACCGGTGGCAAACAGCCCGGCAACCACTCCCACCAGAGCCGCCAGCAGCAACAGCCAAAGCGGAGCCTTGTCGGCTACGAGAAAAAGCCGGACCAGACTGCTTGACTGGGCTTTGAATGCCATGGCGTTAGGAGACAGTGGGTTGCGAAGGCTTGGCAGTATATCAAATGTGTTGAAAAAGTTGGCTTTTGTACGAGGGCCTTAACCACTATAATGTGCGTCCAGCCAGGCCAGTCCACTCTACGGCTGGACGGCGCCCTTCTCCCCACCCTATGAGGACGCCCATGATTTTCACCGGAGCCAATATCCTTTCCGTCAAACAACTGGACCGCGACGCCATTGGCGAGATCTTTGCGGTGGCGGATCGGATGGAACCCTATGCCCATCGCCGTAAGCGCACCAAGGTGCTGGAAGGGGCCATCCTCGGTAACCTGTTTTTCGAACCCAGCACCCGCACCCGGGTCAGCTTTGGCTGTGCCTTCAACCTGCTGGGGGGCATGGTGCGTGAAACCGTAGGCCTGGCCAGCTCGTCTCTTTCCAAGGGGGAAAGCCTGTTCGACACGGCCCGGGTGCTGTCCAGTTACTCGGACGTGATTGCCATGCGCCACCCCGACGCCGGGTCGGTGGCCGAGTTTGCCAAGGGCTCAAGGGTGCCGGTCATCAACGGCGGCGACGGCGCCAACGAACACCCCACCCAGGCGCTGCTGGACCTCTACACCATTGAAAAAGAACTCCAGGGCCGGGGCCAGGGCATAGACGGCATGCACATCGCCATGGTCGGCGACCTTAAGCACGGCCGCACCGTCCATTCCCTGGCCAAACTGCTGCGCCTGTACAAGAACATCCGTTTCACCCTGGTGTCCCCCCCTGAGCTGGCCATGCCAGACGAAGTGATCGCCATCCTCGACGACGCCGGCCACCAGGTGGTGGTAACAGACCGCCTGGAAGGCAGCCTCAGCCAGGCCGACATCTGCTACCTGACCCGTATCCAGGAAGAGCGCTTCCCTTCCTTGGAAGATGCCCGCCAGTACCGTGGCCGCTTTCGCCTCAACCAGTCCATCTACACCCAGCATTGCAAGTCCAACACCGTGATCATGCATCCCCTGCCCCGGGACTCACGGGCCGAGGCCAACGAATTGGACAATGACCTAAACGAGAACCCCAGCCTGGCCATCTTCCGCCAGGCCGACAACGGCGTGCTGATCCGCATGGCCCTGTTCGCCCTGACCCTGGGGGTGGACCATCTGCTGGAAAAATACGACGCCCCCGTGCTTTGGCACTCCACCAAGGCCCAGGGCCTTTAAAAGGAAAGTTTCATGTCCCGTTCCGACGATCTGTTCAGCCAAGCCCGCCGCCGCATCCCCGGCGGCGTCAACTCCCCGGTGCGCGCCTTTAACGGTGTAGGGGGCACCCCGCTCTTTATCGAACACGCCGACGGCGCCTACGTCTTTGATGAAGACGGCAAGCGCTACATCGACTACGTCGGCTCCTGGGGCCCGATGATCCTGGGCCACAACCACAGCGCCATCCGCGACGCCGTGATCAAGGCCGCCCAGAAGGGGCTGTCTTTCGGCGCCCCCACCGCCCTGGAAGTGGCCATGGCCGAAAAGGTCTGCACCCTGGTGCCCAGCATGGACATGGTGCGCATGGTCAACTCCGGTACCGAAGCCACCATGAGCGCCATCCGCCTGGCCCGGGGCTACACCAACCGCAACAAGATTGTGAAGTTCGAGGGCAACTACCACGGCCATGCCGACACCTTGCTGGTCAAAGCCGGCTCCGGCATGCTGACCATGGGGGTGCCCACCTCCCCCGGGGTGCCTGCCGAGTTCGCCCAGCACACCCTGACCGCCACCTATAACGATCTCGACTCGGTGGAGGCCATTTTCCAGGAAGTGGGTGACGACATCGCCGCCATCATAGTGGAGCCGGTAGCGGGCAACATGAACTGCATCCCGCCCATCGAAGGCTTCCTGGAAGGGCTGCGGGCCATCTGCGACCGCTTCGGCGCCGTACTGATCTTCGACGAAGTGATGACAGGTTTTCGGGTTGCACTGGGCGGCGCCCAGGCCTTCTACGGCGTCAAGCCGGATCTGACCACCCTGGGTAAGGTCATCGGCGGCGGCATGCCGGTAGGGGCCTTCGGTGGCAAACGGGAGATCATGGAATTCTTGGCCCCCATAGGCCCTGTCTACCAGGCCGGCACCCTGTCCGGTAACCCGGTAGCTATGTCGGCCGGCCTGGCCGCCCTGGATACCCTGGACCAGCCCGGCAACGAAGCCCACCTGGCCAAGCTTACCGAACAGCTGGCCCTTGGCCTTAAGGCCGCAGCCGAAAAGGCCGGCGTGCCCTTGGCCATCAACTATGCCGGCGGCATGTTCGGTTTCTTCTTCACCGAAGAGCCCTCCGTTAGCAACTTTGCCCAGGCCTGCGCCTGTGACGTGGACAAGTTCAAGCGCTTCTTCCACCTGATGCTGGCCGAAGGGGTTTACCTGGCCCCCAGCGCCTTCGAAGCTGGTTTCCTGTCCCTGGCCCATACCGAGGCCGATATCCAGGCCACCCTGGCCGCCGCCGAACGTGCCTTCGCCGCACTTTAAGCAATGCTAAAGGGGCTGTTGCAACAGCCCCTTTACAACTGTCTGATGCAGGTCTAGATTGGCCTGACGCTCCTAACACTATTACAACCATGTTTAATGCGAGCTGGAGCCTGCAACCGGATAGCCGCCTGGCGGCGATGGATCTGGTCAGGCACCAACCTTTTGCCGCTTCGGCACGCTGGGGAATGCTTTTCGCCAGCGGTTTTCACCAGCCACAGTGGCTGTTTTCCGAGGTTCGCCGCCTATTGGGGGACAAGCCCCTGTTTGGCGGCAGCTGCTGCGGTATCATCACCCCGGCCGGCGTTGACTACGGCGGTTTTGAGGCGCTGTTGCTGCTGTTCGACAGCCCCTGCGACAGCCTCTGCCTGCCCCAGCAAGACCAGCAAGGGCTGCTGAACTGGATCGGTAATGATCACGCCTTGTGCTTTTTCGATCTGCTGGGTAGTCCGGTCAGGGATCTGTTCGACTCGGCCCGCCATCAGCAGCTGCAAGGAGCTGCCCTGCTGGGGGATTTCGGCCTTCGCACCAGTTTCATGTTCTGCGGCGACAAGGTGGCCAACGACTGTCTGTTGGCCATCAAGCTGCCCGCTCCAACGACCATGGCCGTCAGCCACGGCGCCATTCCCATCAGCGATCCGTTGACCATCACCGCCGGCCAAGGTGGCCTGGTCCAAAGCCTGGACGGCCAACCCGCCCTGGACTGCCTGCTGGCTCTCCTGGGCCAGGACGAGGCTAAGCTGCGCGGCTCGTTGCTGCACCAACTTTCCCTCGGCCAACCCTGGAACAATACTTATTCGAGTCACATGATCGCCAAGTTAGACAGCCAGAGCCGCAGCCTGCACCTGGGTACGGGCCAATTCGAGACGGGCCAGAAGGTGGTGTTGATGAGCCGCTCCGTGGACAGCACCTGGCAGGACACCCGTATGCAGTTGGCCGCTTTTGGTAAAGACAAACCCAGTTTCTACATCAACTGTGCCGGTCGTACCGCCGCCTTCAGCGGCGCCTTGCAGGAAGAGTCCGAGCTGGTACGCCAATACCTGGGCCGGGAGATGGCCGGGATCTTCTCCGGTGCCGAACTGGCCAGCCTTAATGGCCAGCCCAGGCTGATGAACTGGACAGGGGTCTTGATGCAATGGAGTTGACGGAACTTCGCAAGCAGTTGGCCGCCTCCCTGGCCACCCAGCACCACCTGACCCGTGAGGTCAGGCGCAGCCGCATCCTGTCGCTGCTGGTGCGGGAAGGTTACCGGGAAGCCAGCGAAGCCGAGGAAGAGAGCGCCCTGGTGCGTTCCCTGCTGCACCTGTTGCTTAAAAGCAGCCTGCTGGACGGGGTGGCCCTTTACTGCCGGGGTGACCAGGTCTGGTATTGCCAAAGCCAGCTGGGCCGCTGGCAAGGGGCCCTGCCTCCTCTACCCAGGGACAGTGCCAATTGCCATTGGCAGGCAGGCGCAGCCCTGCCCGCCCAACTGGCTCCCCTGCACCCCGGGCAGGGGCACTTTCGCCACCTGACCCTGGCCTGCAACGGCGAATGGGCCTTGCTGCTGGGTCTGGGCCTGGACGAAGGCGCAGGGCTGCGCCTGGACCCGGAAGAAGCCAGCTTTATCGAGGCGGTACTGTCGCTGTTTTCCGAACTCATCCAGCGTTTTCGCATGGGCCAGAGTCTCAAACAACAGACCACCCTGGATCCGCTCACCAAACTGCCCAACCGCATCCTGGCCTTTGACCGCCTGCAGCAGGCCATGGTCAGCCATGAGCCGGAGGACGGTCACATCATGGTGCTCTTTGCCGACCTGAGCCGTTTCAAAGACATCAACAACAGCCATGGCCATTGGCTGGGAGACCAGCTGTTGGCGGCGGTGGCCGCGCGCTGGCGGGCCGCCCTACGCCCTGCCGACACCCTGGCCAGGTTAGGTTCCGACCAATTTCTGGTGCTGCTGGAAAGGGCCGCCAAGGCCAAGACCGCCGAAGTGGTAGCCCAGAAGCTGCTGGACTGCCTAGCCGAGCCGTTCAGCATCAACGGCAAGCTGATCAAGGCGGACGCCCATATCGGTATCGCCATCTACCCCGAAGACGGCCAAGACCCGTCGGTACTGATCCGCAATGCCGACGTGGCCCATATCCAGGCCAAAGAGTCCGACGACACCCACTACCGCTTCTTTACCCCGGCCCTGAATGCGTCCCTGTCCAGGCGACTGGTGGTGGAGTCGGCCTTGCGCCAGGCCATCGCCAATGGTGAGTTCACCCTGGTCTACCAGCCACAGCTGCGCCTGGCAGATGGCCAGGTTACCGGGGTCGAAGCCCTGCTGCGTTGGCACAGCCCCAAGCTGGGCCTGGTACCGCCAGACCAGTTTATTCCCCTGGCCGAAGAGAACGGCCAGATCCTGGCCATAGGCCTTTGGGTGTTGGAAGAAGCCTGCCGGCAGTTGGCCCAATGGCGTGACCAGGGCTTTGCCCCAACCATGGCCGTCAACCTGTCAGCCCGGCAGCTGCGCAGTCCAGAACTGATACCGCAGCTCGAAGCCCTGCTGGCCCGCTACCGGCTGGCGCCGGGGCAATTGGAACTGGAATTGACGGAAAGGGTGGTACTGGACGACACCCATCCCCAGGTTCGCCTGTCCCTGGCCCGCATTGCGGAGCTGGGGGTCAGGCTGGCCCTGGACGATTTCGGTACCGGCTACTCGTCCCTGCGCTACCTCACCGAGCACCCCTTTACGGTGGTGAAAATCGACAAGAGCTTTGTGCAGGCGCTGCCGGCCAAGGGCCGCGAGTACGCCCTGGTGGCAGCCTTTGTGGCCACGGCCCAGAAGCTGGGCATGGATGTGGTGGCAGAAGGGGTGGAGACGGCCGAGCAGCAGGCATTGCTGGAAACCCTGCAATGCCCCCTGGTGCAGGGCTACCTGCTGAGCCGCCCCTTGGATCCCTTGACGCTGCTGGCACGCTTGCAGTGCCAGGGCGCTACCTGGCACCTCAAGGCCTAGAAGAAACGCTCCAGGAAGTTGCGCAGCAGCTCACCGCTGGCCAATTGGGTGCTGAGCAGTTTCATTCTGTTGGCGGTGCGGGTCAGAGGGTAACCCTTGAAGATCCAGCGTTTGCGCACCTGGGCGAAGTTGTCGAAGAAGCGCCCCTTGCGTGCCGGCAGGGGCTCGTCACAAAGAGCCCGCCAGGCCTTGTAGACACCGGACAGGTCGGCACCACGCATAAAGGTCTGCACCCAACGGGGGAAAGGCCCAAAGCGCATGGATGACTGAAAGTCGATGAAATAAGGTTGGCCGTCGTCTCCCCTCAGTACATTACCCAGGTTGCGAAGATCCAGATGCACCACGCCCCGGCGGTGCATCTGCCCCACCATCTTTTCCAGTGACTCGAAAAAGCCCCTGGGCAGGGTTTCTCCGCTGCGGGTCAGGCTGCGCAGGGGCTGGCCGGCGATAAAGGGATAGGCCAGCATCAGTGGGCTGAGGCGATAGTAGCTGGCCGCCACCCCTTTGATCCCCCCCAGGCGGCCAAGGGCCTTGGCTTCACGGCCGATAAAAAAGCGCCCGGCGGTCCAACGCACCGGCAGGGGGCAATGGGAGAAATCCTTGATAACCAGGTCAAGGCCGTCATCGCAGTAACGAAAGACGATGGCATTGGCAAAACGCCCTTTGTGCATCACCGTCAGCTTGTCATAGGCGAAGGACCGATCGGGGAACTGGCGTGCCAGGGCCGTCAACACCCGGCTTTTCAGCTTATCCATAAAGCAAACCTCTACAGCAAAAGCGCACTATCCCAGAGGGACCAAAGAGCCCCCGCCAGCGCTAAGCCGGGGGCCTCAACCGAAAAAGAAGAGCAGGGTCAGTCCAGGTTGGCGATGAGCCGGCACAACAGGGTGGCCAGTTGCTTCGCCTCGGCCTCGGCTTCGTCAAAGCAACCCAGGGCGGACAAATAGACAGAGCGGATCAGCGGCTGGACCTGGGGATACAGGGCCAGGCCCTTGTCCGTCAGTTTCAGGGTGACACAACGCCTATCTGCTTCGTTGGGCAGGCGCAGAATAAGGCCCTTGGCCTCCACCCTGTCCAACAGCCGGGTCATGGCGCCCCTGTCATAATCCAACAGGTCGCACAGCTGGGCCGGGGTATCGGCCCGGCCTTTGGCAAGGCTGGCGACAACCCCGTACTGGGCAGTGGTTAGGTCCAACGGCGCCAACACTTTGTCGACTTTGCGCATCAGTTGGTTACGGGCGGTAACCAACAGCCAGCCCAGATCGCCGACGGGGTCGACGGTCTCTTCATGCTGGCAGGTGGGAGTACGGGCGCGGACCATGGCTGACTCTGCAATAAAACTGACATCTATTTTATTGCCTAGGCAGCAATTTATTCAACCTTAAGGCTGTATTAAAAAACCGGAGACAGTCTCCGGCTTTTTCGATTAATTGCCAAAAAGGCGGTCCAGGAAGCCCCGCAATCGGTCGCATTTGACCTCGGGCAGGTTGCGGCCGTCGGCGGGCAGTAGACGGCCGGTGCGGTTGCAGTCCCCCAGGTAGTTACCTTCTTCGTCGAAAAGGGCATCCACCACGTCACTGGGTGGGCGCAGCCGCAGGCTGATGGGACGGCGGTAATCCAGGTAGCGCCCATAAAGGCGCAGGGCACCGGTAGCACCGGTCAGGTTGGTGGCACCGTTGTCGTCCTGGCCCACCCAGAAGGTGGCCACGTCGCGGGCGTCAAAGCCGGAAAACCACGAATCGCGCAGATCGTCTGTGGTGCCGGTCTTACCCGCCAGCAGCTTGCCGGGGAAACGGCGGCCAACGAAGCGGCCGGTGCCCTGGTTCATCACCTCGGTCAGGGCATAGTCGGTCAGGAAGGCCCCTTCCTTGCTGACGGTCTGCACCGCCTTGTCGGAGCGCTTCCAAAGCAGCTTGCCGTTGCCACTGGTCACCTCGGACACGGCAGCCAGGGGCACCTGGGCGCCTCCCTTGGCCAGGGTCAGATACATCTGGTTGACCTGCCAGGGCGACAGGGCAGCGGTGCCCAGGAACACCGAGGGATAGGGAGGCAGGTCACCATGGACCCCCAGGGCCCTGAAGGTATCCAGCACCGCCGGCACTCCCAGCTTCATGCCCAGGTTGACGGTGGGCACGTTCAAGGAGTGGGACAGGGCATCCACCAAGGCGACCTTGCCCCTGAATTGGCGATCATAATTCTTGGGTTCCCAGACATCGCCGTTTTGCGAACGCAGGGTGACGGGCTGGTCGTCCAGGGGCGTGGCCAGGTTGAACTCGGGCTCGGACAGGGCGGTCAGGTACACCGCCGGCTTGGCCAGGGAGCCGATCTGCCGTTTGGCATCCAGGGCCCGGTTGAAGCCGGCAAAGTCCACCGTTTTGCCGCCGGCCATGGCCTTGGCCAGGCCAGTGCGGGGGTCGGAGACCACCGCCGCCATCTCCAGGGGCTTGTTGCCGGCAATGTTGGCAAAACTGCTGTCGATGGCCTTCTCCAGGGCCTTTTGGGCCAAAGGCTCCAGGCCGGTGAAGACCCTGACTCCCTGCTCGTCTTCGATAAAGGGTTGCACTATGCCGGCCAGCTCACGGCGCACCGCCTGCATATAGGCAGGTACCGTGGCGCTGAGCAGGTTGCGCTCCTTGCTGACCCCCAGGGGCGCCATCACCGAGCGCTGATAGGTGTTGCTGTCGATGAGGTTGTCTTCAAGCATCACCTTAAGCACCAGATCGCGGCGCTTGCGGGCCCGGTCGGGGTGGCGGCGGGGGTCGTAATAGGAGGGGCCCTTGATGATACCCACCAGCAGTGCCACCTGGTCCGGGGTCAGTTCAGAGGCGGGGCGGCCAAAGTAGAAACGCGAAGCCAGGCCCATGCCGTGCACCGCCTGGGCGCTGGCCTGGCCCAGGAAGATCTCGTTGAGATAGGCCTCAAGGATCCTGTCCTTGTCGTAACGCAGATCGATGATCAGCGCCATCAGCGCTTCATTGAACTTGCGCACCAGGCTCTTTTCCCTGGTCAAGAAGAAGTTCTTGGCCAGCTGCTGAGTCAGGGTGGAGCCTCCCTGCACCGTATGGCCGGCCTTCATATTGACCCAGAAGGCCCGGGCAATGGACAGGGGAGAAACACCGTAATGCTCATAGAACTTGCGGTCTTCCACCTGGATCAGGGTCTTGGGCAGCAGCGGCGGCATTTCTTCCAAGGGCACGAAGATCCGTTCTTCCTCGTCGGTGCTCTGGGACAGCAGTTCCACCAGCAACGGCTCAACCCGCTCTACCGCCAGGGGCTGCTGGCTTTGGCTGTCGTAGACCTCATCAACCCTGTCACCGTCAAACACCACCATCAGTCGGCGGGCCGGTTCCTGGCCTTCGGGAAACAGGAAGGTGCGCCTGAACACTTCCACCTTGGTGTCGGAGGCGGAAAACTCCCCCGGCTGGTCCGGGTTGGCCACCTTGCGGTACTTGAGCAGGCGCAGCTCTTCGATGAGCTGGTCTCGGGACAGTGGCGCCCCCGCATAGAGGGCCAGGGGGCGCGAGTAGATCTGCGCCGGTAGCTGGAAGGTTTGCCCTTCGAAACGGCTACGTACCTGGCCGTCGAGGTAAACACAATAAAGGGCCAGGGCCGCCAGCAGGGCCAGCCCTATCTTCAGGGTCCACATCAGTATGCGCTTGCGCCGGCTGGCCTTGGCCGGGGCACTTTTCTTGGCGGTGGTCTTCTTCTTAGTCACTGGCTCTCACTCTGCTGGCGTTTCTTGGTAAAGCGGGTGGGCTTGGCATTAGCCGGGTCTTCCGGCCACTCATGCTTGGGATAACGGCCACGCATTTCCTTGCGCACTTCACCGTAGCTGCCGGCCCAGAAGCCGGCCAGATCCCGGGTCACCTGCAAGGGCCGGCGGGCCGGCGACAACAGGGCGCAGGTGACGGTGACCCGGCCTTCGCAGATGGTAGGAGACGCCAATTGACCATAAAGGGCCTGAATCGGCACTGACAGCACCGGCGGCTCCTCCTCCCGGTATTCCAGAGCGAACTGCTGGCCGGTGGGCACTTCCAGGCGGGTCGGCAACTGGCTGGCCAGCACAGACGGCAAGGGCCAGGGTAACAGCGACTGCAGGGCAGCGAACAAATCCACCTTGGCCAGGGCCTGTTTGCTGGTGATATTGCCAAGATAGGGCCCCAGCCAGTTTTCCAGTTCGGCCAGCAGGCTGGCATCATCCACCACCGGCCAGGGCTGCTCGGGCAGCCAGCGGGCGGCACACTGCACCCGGGTCTGCCACTGGCGGCACTGCTCGTCCCAAGGGAGGGCATCGCTGCCCTGGCGGCGTAGCCAGTCGCAAAGGGCCTTGGTCCTTTCACTTTGGTCCAGCTTGGGCAAGGGCCGGCTGGCCAGCACCAGGGCGCCGTAGCGCTCTTCCTCAACAGCCACCAGCCGCTCACCGGCCCAGTCCAGCCTGGGTTGCCACTGGATATGGCGCTGGTGCAGGGCCCGCCAGTCCGCTTCATCTACAGGGGCGGCCTGGCGAATAAGGGCGTCGCCCTTGTCACCGCTCATCTGCGCCACCACCAGCCAGGGGCTGCCCCAGAGCCTGTCTCCTTCGGCCAGCACCGCGCCCCGGCCCATGGCCAGGCGATAGCGGCCAGGCGCCACCTGCTGGGCAATGCGTTCGGGGTAGGCCAGGCTCAAGATGGCGCCCAAAGACCAGGCAGCACCGCCCTGCCCTTTTAGCTGGCGTTGGTAGCGCTCGGCCTGGCGGCGGATGGGATGCTGGCCCAGGGCCGACAGGCGGCTGGCCAGATCGCTGTCCCAGTGGCCCATGGGATCGCGCTCTTCCAAAAGGGCGGCCAGCAGGCAGGCCTCCTTGAGGCTGGCGCTGGCCTCAGAGGCCACCCGGGTCAGCATGTGGGCCAGCCTGGGATGGCAACCGAGCCGGCCCATGGCCTTGCCGGCGGCGGTGATCTTGCCGCCCTGCACCGCATCAAGCTGGTCCAACAACGTCTGGGCGTCACGCCAGGGGCGTGGCGGCGGCAGGTCCAGCCAGCGCAGTTCCGCCGGCTGGGCTATGCCCCACAGGGCCAGTTCCAAGGCCAGGGGACCGAGATCTGCTTCCATGATCTCTGCCGGGGTTTGGACCACCAGGCTCTGCTGCTGGCTTTCCCCCCACAGACGGATGGCAATGCCCGGCGCCAGACGCCCGGCCCGGCCGGCCCGCTGGGTAGCGGAAGCCTGGGAGATGCGGCACAGCTTGAGCTGGCTCATGCCGGTGGCACTGTCCAGCACAGGGCGGCGGCACCAGCCGCTGTCCACCACCACCCGCACCCCTTCGATGGTCAGGGAGGTCTCGGCAATGGGGGTGGCCAGCACCAGTTTGCGCTGGCCCTGGGCCGGCGGCGCTATGGCGGCATCTTGCAGGGCCTTGTCTAGATCGCCATAGAGGGGGTAGAGGCTGACATCCGCCGGCAACCGCCCTTCCAGGCGTTCGGCCAGGCGGCGTATCTCACCGCCACCCGGTAGAAATACCAACATGGAGCCGGGCTCACCGGCCAAGGCATTGAGCACCACCGACTCGCACAGGCCCACCCAGGGCTGGTTGGCCTTGGGGGCCTGGTAGCGCACCTCCACCGGGAAGCTGCGCCCTTCGCTCTTAAGGCTGGCGCAGGGGCTGAGGAAGGCCTTGAGGCGCTCCCCGTCCAGGGTGGCAGACATCACCAGGATCTTAAGATCGTCCCGCAGCCCCTCCTGAACGTCCAGGATCAGGGCCAGAGCCAGATCCCCAAACAAATTGCGCTCGTGGAATTCGTCGAAGATGACCAGGCTGACCCCGGCCAACTCCGGGTCCTGCTGCAAGCGGCGAACCAGTATTCCCTCGGTGACGATCTCAAGCCGAGTAGCTGGCCCCACGGCGCTGTCGGTACGGGTTCGATAGCCAACGGTTTCTCCCGGTTTCTCCCCCAAACGGGCAGCCAAGTAACGGGCCA encodes:
- a CDS encoding MarR family winged helix-turn-helix transcriptional regulator, whose protein sequence is MVRARTPTCQHEETVDPVGDLGWLLVTARNQLMRKVDKVLAPLDLTTAQYGVVASLAKGRADTPAQLCDLLDYDRGAMTRLLDRVEAKGLILRLPNEADRRCVTLKLTDKGLALYPQVQPLIRSVYLSALGCFDEAEAEAKQLATLLCRLIANLD
- a CDS encoding serine/threonine protein kinase; its protein translation is MDKLKSRVLTALARQFPDRSFAYDKLTVMHKGRFANAIVFRYCDDGLDLVIKDFSHCPLPVRWTAGRFFIGREAKALGRLGGIKGVAASYYRLSPLMLAYPFIAGQPLRSLTRSGETLPRGFFESLEKMVGQMHRRGVVHLDLRNLGNVLRGDDGQPYFIDFQSSMRFGPFPRWVQTFMRGADLSGVYKAWRALCDEPLPARKGRFFDNFAQVRKRWIFKGYPLTRTANRMKLLSTQLASGELLRNFLERFF
- the mrcB gene encoding penicillin-binding protein 1B, which translates into the protein MTKKKTTAKKSAPAKASRRKRILMWTLKIGLALLAALALYCVYLDGQVRSRFEGQTFQLPAQIYSRPLALYAGAPLSRDQLIEELRLLKYRKVANPDQPGEFSASDTKVEVFRRTFLFPEGQEPARRLMVVFDGDRVDEVYDSQSQQPLAVERVEPLLVELLSQSTDEEERIFVPLEEMPPLLPKTLIQVEDRKFYEHYGVSPLSIARAFWVNMKAGHTVQGGSTLTQQLAKNFFLTREKSLVRKFNEALMALIIDLRYDKDRILEAYLNEIFLGQASAQAVHGMGLASRFYFGRPASELTPDQVALLVGIIKGPSYYDPRRHPDRARKRRDLVLKVMLEDNLIDSNTYQRSVMAPLGVSKERNLLSATVPAYMQAVRRELAGIVQPFIEDEQGVRVFTGLEPLAQKALEKAIDSSFANIAGNKPLEMAAVVSDPRTGLAKAMAGGKTVDFAGFNRALDAKRQIGSLAKPAVYLTALSEPEFNLATPLDDQPVTLRSQNGDVWEPKNYDRQFRGKVALVDALSHSLNVPTVNLGMKLGVPAVLDTFRALGVHGDLPPYPSVFLGTAALSPWQVNQMYLTLAKGGAQVPLAAVSEVTSGNGKLLWKRSDKAVQTVSKEGAFLTDYALTEVMNQGTGRFVGRRFPGKLLAGKTGTTDDLRDSWFSGFDARDVATFWVGQDDNGATNLTGATGALRLYGRYLDYRRPISLRLRPPSDVVDALFDEEGNYLGDCNRTGRLLPADGRNLPEVKCDRLRGFLDRLFGN
- a CDS encoding putative bifunctional diguanylate cyclase/phosphodiesterase; this translates as MELTELRKQLAASLATQHHLTREVRRSRILSLLVREGYREASEAEEESALVRSLLHLLLKSSLLDGVALYCRGDQVWYCQSQLGRWQGALPPLPRDSANCHWQAGAALPAQLAPLHPGQGHFRHLTLACNGEWALLLGLGLDEGAGLRLDPEEASFIEAVLSLFSELIQRFRMGQSLKQQTTLDPLTKLPNRILAFDRLQQAMVSHEPEDGHIMVLFADLSRFKDINNSHGHWLGDQLLAAVAARWRAALRPADTLARLGSDQFLVLLERAAKAKTAEVVAQKLLDCLAEPFSINGKLIKADAHIGIAIYPEDGQDPSVLIRNADVAHIQAKESDDTHYRFFTPALNASLSRRLVVESALRQAIANGEFTLVYQPQLRLADGQVTGVEALLRWHSPKLGLVPPDQFIPLAEENGQILAIGLWVLEEACRQLAQWRDQGFAPTMAVNLSARQLRSPELIPQLEALLARYRLAPGQLELELTERVVLDDTHPQVRLSLARIAELGVRLALDDFGTGYSSLRYLTEHPFTVVKIDKSFVQALPAKGREYALVAAFVATAQKLGMDVVAEGVETAEQQALLETLQCPLVQGYLLSRPLDPLTLLARLQCQGATWHLKA